In Geitlerinema sp. PCC 9228, one DNA window encodes the following:
- the rpmA gene encoding 50S ribosomal protein L27: MAHKKGTGSTRNGRDSNSKRLGVKRFGGQQVRAGNILVRQRGTKFHPGKNVGRGNDDTLFALIDGVVTFERRGRSQKKISVYPQPETGAISELPAASR; the protein is encoded by the coding sequence ATGGCTCACAAGAAAGGAACCGGTAGTACTCGTAACGGTCGCGACTCAAATTCAAAACGCTTAGGCGTCAAACGTTTTGGCGGTCAACAAGTCAGAGCTGGCAATATTTTGGTCCGCCAACGGGGAACCAAATTCCATCCGGGAAAAAATGTCGGTCGCGGTAATGATGATACCCTCTTTGCCCTCATTGATGGTGTCGTTACTTTTGAACGCCGCGGCAGAAGTCAGAAAAAAATTAGCGTTTATCCGCAACCAGAAACTGGCGCAATCTCGGAACTGCCAGCAGCCTCTCGCTGA
- the rplU gene encoding 50S ribosomal protein L21 translates to MTYAIIETGGKQLRVEPGRFYDVEKLHLEPGEALTIDRVLLVEHEGTTHVGQPTVEGATVETKVLEQRRGRKIIVFKMHRKKNYRRKQGHRQDLTRLFVQSISLNGETLAQAETEPASEVEATELTESEVPEMVEATDSTTE, encoded by the coding sequence ATGACTTACGCAATTATCGAAACCGGTGGCAAACAACTGCGCGTAGAACCCGGTAGATTCTACGATGTGGAAAAACTGCACCTAGAACCAGGCGAAGCCCTCACCATTGACCGAGTGCTGCTGGTGGAACACGAAGGCACTACCCATGTCGGTCAACCCACGGTAGAAGGTGCTACGGTGGAAACAAAGGTTCTGGAACAGCGTCGCGGACGCAAAATTATTGTGTTCAAAATGCACCGGAAAAAGAATTACCGGAGGAAGCAAGGGCACCGTCAGGACTTGACGCGCCTTTTCGTGCAATCCATCAGCCTCAATGGGGAAACGCTGGCACAGGCAGAAACCGAACCTGCTAGTGAAGTTGAAGCAACCGAACTGACAGAATCGGAAGTGCCGGAAATGGTAGAAGCGACGGATTCCACAACCGAATAA
- the rpsF gene encoding 30S ribosomal protein S6, translating to MTRYYETMYILRPDLGEERVQQSIEKYENILREQGATAIESQHRGKRRLAYEIQRHREGIYIQLNYEGEGKEVAPLERAMRISEEVIRYLTVKQEKPEASSETDTTETPGETPAEAAS from the coding sequence ATGACAAGATACTACGAAACCATGTACATCCTGCGCCCCGACTTGGGAGAAGAACGGGTGCAACAATCCATCGAGAAATACGAAAACATCCTACGCGAACAGGGGGCAACAGCCATTGAAAGCCAACATCGCGGCAAACGACGTTTGGCTTACGAAATCCAACGACATCGCGAAGGCATTTACATTCAACTCAACTACGAAGGGGAAGGCAAAGAAGTTGCTCCCCTAGAACGCGCTATGCGCATTAGCGAAGAGGTCATCCGCTACCTAACGGTCAAGCAAGAAAAACCCGAAGCGAGTTCCGAAACAGATACAACGGAAACCCCCGGCGAAACCCCCGCCGAGGCAGCCAGCTAG
- a CDS encoding fumarylacetoacetate hydrolase family protein produces MVQRYVRVKTPEEKIYYGSLQPDLGVKVLDAPPWMKGQPTELQLEADAYELLAPCRPSKIVAVGKNYRQHAEEMGGTLPQEPLLFLKPPTAAIATHAAIHYPPQSQQVDYEGELALIVGDTCVDCPLETAPAKIWGYTIANDVTARDLQRQDNQWTRAKGFDTFCPLGPWIVREISPGAQLQTFINDRGEPVQSASIEEMVFAPEQLVAYISQIMTLLPGDVILTGTPAGVGPVQIGDRVRIEIEGIGSLENHVVAKPSS; encoded by the coding sequence ATGGTACAACGCTACGTTCGAGTCAAAACCCCAGAGGAAAAAATTTACTACGGTTCCTTACAGCCAGATTTAGGGGTCAAGGTGCTAGATGCCCCGCCCTGGATGAAAGGACAACCCACCGAGTTGCAGCTGGAAGCGGATGCGTACGAACTGCTGGCCCCTTGTCGTCCTTCCAAAATCGTAGCGGTGGGAAAAAACTATCGCCAACACGCTGAGGAAATGGGGGGAACGCTACCACAAGAGCCGCTGTTGTTTCTCAAACCGCCTACTGCCGCTATTGCTACCCATGCTGCCATTCACTATCCGCCGCAGTCGCAACAGGTGGACTACGAAGGGGAGTTGGCACTGATTGTGGGGGATACTTGTGTCGATTGTCCCCTAGAAACGGCACCGGCAAAAATCTGGGGATACACGATTGCCAACGATGTAACGGCTCGGGATTTGCAGCGCCAAGACAACCAGTGGACGCGTGCCAAGGGATTCGATACCTTTTGCCCCCTCGGACCTTGGATCGTGCGGGAAATCAGTCCGGGAGCACAGTTGCAAACTTTTATCAACGACCGGGGTGAACCGGTGCAATCCGCTTCCATTGAAGAAATGGTGTTTGCGCCGGAGCAATTGGTTGCCTACATTAGCCAAATTATGACGTTGCTGCCTGGCGATGTAATTTTAACCGGAACGCCGGCGGGGGTGGGACCCGTGCAAATTGGCGATCGCGTGCGGATAGAAATTGAGGGGATTGGTTCTTTAGAAAATCATGTGGTAGCCAAACCCAGTAGTTAA
- a CDS encoding Tic20 family protein gives MTWRQSTTPGQRILACLPYLLPLLEVTVRFSQPLLSQFPFLSIFFVPLAPLIQLYASVPFAPLIAFLLLIFLVVRNTNIAHFIRFNTMQAILLDIALFLASLLVRFLIQPIGNQLLLETLANTIFLGVVAAVVFSIAQSLRGLYAEIPTISDAAYLQVR, from the coding sequence ATGACCTGGCGACAATCGACCACTCCAGGACAACGGATTCTTGCCTGCCTTCCCTATTTATTGCCTCTTTTAGAGGTGACGGTACGCTTTAGCCAACCACTTTTAAGCCAATTTCCCTTTTTGAGTATTTTCTTTGTTCCCCTAGCGCCTCTCATTCAACTATACGCCAGCGTTCCTTTCGCACCGCTGATTGCGTTTCTGTTATTAATTTTCTTGGTGGTTCGAAATACCAATATCGCTCATTTTATCCGCTTTAATACTATGCAGGCGATTTTGCTGGATATTGCTCTCTTTTTGGCCAGCTTGCTGGTGCGCTTTTTGATCCAACCCATTGGCAACCAATTGCTCCTGGAAACGCTGGCCAATACGATTTTCCTCGGTGTGGTGGCAGCTGTGGTGTTTAGCATTGCGCAATCTTTGCGGGGGTTGTATGCGGAAATTCCTACCATTTCCGATGCGGCTTACCTACAAGTACGCTAA